From Woronichinia naegeliana WA131, the proteins below share one genomic window:
- the ndhC gene encoding photosynthetic/respiratory NAD(P)H-quinone oxidoreductase subunit C, with product MFVLNGYEYLLGFLFVCSLVPILALTASKLLRPRGGGPERRTTYESGMEPIGGAWIQFNIRYYMFALVFVVFDVETVFLYPWAVAFNQLGLLAFIEALIFIAILVVALVYAWRKGALEWS from the coding sequence GTGTTTGTTCTTAATGGTTACGAATATCTGCTCGGCTTTCTCTTTGTCTGTAGTTTAGTGCCCATTCTGGCCCTAACAGCCTCCAAACTGTTGAGACCTCGTGGTGGCGGCCCCGAACGACGAACGACTTACGAATCCGGGATGGAACCCATTGGCGGAGCTTGGATTCAGTTCAATATCCGTTACTATATGTTTGCCCTGGTCTTCGTGGTATTTGATGTGGAAACGGTGTTTCTCTATCCCTGGGCAGTTGCCTTTAACCAGTTAGGATTACTGGCTTTTATCGAAGCACTCATCTTTATCGCAATTCTGGTCGTTGCCCTAGTCTATGCTTGGCGCAAAGGAGCTTTAGAGTGGTCATAA
- a CDS encoding DUF2214 family protein: MLAFGALAVESQTLKKDISLEDAWRLVIADTIYGLSATTVLITGILRVLYFGKGQDYYLSSPIFYTKVGIFVIVGLLSLYPTFLFISWIKTLRDRQPPSLELSQVQILSWMIRGELIGLVLIPLFATLLARGF, translated from the coding sequence ATGTTGGCATTTGGAGCCTTAGCCGTTGAAAGCCAAACCTTAAAGAAAGACATCAGCTTAGAAGATGCTTGGCGATTAGTGATTGCTGATACAATTTATGGCCTATCCGCTACCACCGTTTTGATTACGGGGATTTTGCGCGTCCTTTATTTTGGCAAAGGTCAAGATTATTACCTGAGTAGTCCTATCTTTTATACCAAAGTTGGTATTTTTGTGATTGTGGGCCTATTGTCTCTTTATCCGACCTTCTTGTTTATTAGTTGGATTAAGACCTTACGCGATCGCCAACCACCCAGCTTAGAATTATCCCAAGTACAGATACTCAGCTGGATGATTAGAGGTGAATTAATAGGATTGGTTCTAATTCCTTTGTTTGCCACCCTTTTAGCGCGGGGATTTTGA
- a CDS encoding septal ring lytic transglycosylase RlpA family protein: protein MNRTILSGLAAAALTTAVGTTLFLFNGLQGTLASSPETKTTPEETTIRPENNIQSTAPTFIENTVTPRILTPQNQQSSTAPIADIVSHAWQDGRLAVILRVRNIPVMAFLGTSEELKASANSQPITTPESVIGRSRVILDRLNQLAQDPNFDAASIIVDYDKKQRLYSIQVSNEDLIRLDPQNTVLPDAKPGISFSTRLAGKNALQIANRLRRLMGDAPPLTNFATAPLRNSLETLNNLPDNTPPLRTRIKSGIASWYGPGFHGRRTANGERYNQNSLTAAHKSLPFGTQVLVTNLVTGRSVMVRINDRGPFVRGRVIDLSASAARAIGVYSRGTAPVALEVVSR from the coding sequence ATGAATAGAACAATCTTGAGTGGATTAGCCGCCGCAGCCCTGACTACAGCCGTTGGAACAACCTTGTTCCTATTTAATGGACTTCAAGGAACCTTGGCCTCTAGCCCGGAAACAAAAACCACTCCCGAAGAAACGACAATTAGGCCAGAGAATAATATTCAGTCCACTGCTCCTACGTTCATTGAAAATACTGTCACACCAAGGATTCTCACGCCTCAAAATCAACAAAGTTCGACTGCTCCCATTGCTGATATTGTGTCCCATGCCTGGCAAGACGGTCGATTAGCCGTGATCTTGCGAGTTAGAAATATTCCGGTTATGGCATTCCTAGGGACATCTGAAGAACTGAAAGCCTCCGCCAATAGTCAGCCAATTACGACCCCAGAGAGTGTGATCGGACGTTCTAGAGTGATCCTTGATCGCCTTAATCAGTTAGCTCAAGATCCTAATTTTGATGCAGCAAGCATTATCGTTGACTACGATAAAAAACAACGCCTTTACTCAATCCAAGTCAGTAACGAAGATTTGATTCGCCTCGATCCTCAAAATACCGTTTTGCCGGATGCCAAGCCTGGAATATCTTTCTCAACCCGCCTAGCCGGTAAAAACGCGCTACAAATAGCTAATCGGTTACGCCGATTGATGGGCGATGCACCGCCTCTAACAAATTTTGCAACAGCCCCTTTGAGAAATAGTCTCGAAACGTTGAACAACCTGCCTGACAATACCCCTCCCCTCAGAACTCGAATTAAAAGTGGCATTGCTTCCTGGTATGGCCCTGGCTTTCACGGTCGTCGTACTGCCAATGGAGAACGATATAACCAAAATAGTCTTACCGCAGCCCATAAAAGTTTGCCCTTTGGGACTCAGGTATTGGTCACTAACCTGGTGACCGGACGTTCTGTCATGGTTCGGATTAATGACCGCGGCCCCTTTGTTCGGGGACGGGTGATCGATCTGTCGGCTAGTGCTGCCAGGGCGATCGGGGTTTACAGTCGTGGGACCGCTCCCGTTGCGCTGGAGGTTGTTAGTCGTTAA
- a CDS encoding ABC transporter substrate-binding protein, translating to MITSLSLSFLTACGEQTNQTTNPSPTTATSPTEQASQTNGEEGLKLGALLPATGDLSSIGQNMPVAAKLAVDTINDCGGVNGKPVTLVIEDDQTDPTAGAAAMTKLAEADKVAGVIGSFASSVSSAAVPIAVKNKVMLISPGSTSPVFTDQAKKGDFQGYWARTAPPDTYQAQALASLAAKKGLKRVATVVINNDYGVGFEKVFVESVAKSGGTIVDKDKPVRYDPKAATLDTEAGQAFANKPNAVAAVLYADTGSVLLQTAYKQGLTKGVILLLTDGVYSDDFVKKVGKGADGKSIIAGALGTVPGANGKSLDNFTKIWKEKTGKDVTAFVPHTYDAAVLMMLAAEAAKSNTGEGIKSKIREVSAGKGEPVTDACKALALAKAGKPVNYQGASGNVDIDANGDVVGSYDVWTVEPDGKLKVIDKVMPQ from the coding sequence ATGATCACCAGTCTCAGTCTCAGTTTTTTAACAGCCTGTGGTGAGCAAACCAATCAAACCACCAATCCTTCTCCGACTACCGCCACAAGTCCAACGGAACAAGCCAGTCAAACTAATGGGGAAGAGGGTTTAAAACTAGGGGCTTTACTACCAGCCACCGGGGATTTATCTTCCATTGGCCAGAATATGCCGGTCGCTGCAAAATTAGCTGTCGATACGATCAATGATTGTGGGGGCGTGAATGGCAAACCAGTCACTTTAGTGATTGAAGACGATCAAACCGATCCCACCGCCGGAGCCGCCGCCATGACCAAACTAGCTGAAGCTGATAAGGTCGCAGGGGTCATTGGTTCCTTTGCGAGTAGCGTTTCTAGCGCAGCAGTTCCCATTGCTGTTAAAAATAAGGTGATGTTAATCTCCCCTGGAAGTACCAGTCCCGTCTTTACCGACCAGGCGAAAAAAGGTGATTTTCAGGGTTATTGGGCTAGAACAGCCCCCCCAGATACCTACCAAGCCCAAGCTTTAGCTTCCTTAGCCGCCAAAAAGGGGCTGAAAAGAGTGGCAACCGTTGTGATTAACAATGACTATGGAGTCGGTTTTGAAAAGGTCTTTGTGGAATCCGTTGCTAAAAGTGGTGGAACCATTGTCGATAAAGATAAACCCGTTCGCTATGATCCCAAAGCCGCGACCCTAGACACTGAGGCCGGTCAAGCTTTTGCCAATAAACCCAATGCTGTGGCGGCTGTCCTCTATGCCGATACGGGTAGCGTTTTATTGCAAACGGCCTATAAACAGGGATTAACCAAGGGCGTTATTCTGCTCTTAACAGACGGGGTTTATTCCGATGATTTTGTGAAGAAAGTTGGTAAGGGAGCCGATGGCAAGTCGATCATTGCTGGTGCATTGGGAACAGTCCCAGGGGCCAATGGTAAATCCCTAGATAATTTTACGAAAATCTGGAAAGAAAAAACAGGGAAAGATGTGACCGCTTTTGTTCCCCATACCTATGATGCAGCAGTTTTAATGATGTTGGCTGCCGAAGCCGCTAAGTCCAATACGGGAGAAGGGATTAAAAGTAAGATTCGGGAAGTATCGGCGGGGAAAGGTGAACCTGTTACCGATGCTTGCAAGGCCCTAGCTTTGGCGAAGGCTGGTAAACCTGTTAATTACCAAGGAGCTAGTGGCAATGTGGATATTGATGCCAATGGTGATGTGGTCGGTAGCTATGACGTGTGGACAGTGGAACCCGACGGCAAACTGAAGGTCATTGATAAAGTCATGCCCCAATAG